TCGGGCTTCGCTTGTTTATCTTAGAAGCAGTTTTGCCGTATCGGCAAATCTCTTATCCTGTCATTAAACGAGCTTATCGCATTCTCAAATTCATCGACCTTACTTTCAACAAAGTATGATACAAAGAAAAAACGGCAGTTTCAATAGAAACCACCGTTTTTATGTCTTTAAGCTCTACCTTAACGTTAGTCGAGGTTAGCCAACTTATTGTCAGAACCAAGTACGTTCTTAATCTTGTCTGTGTACAAGTCAATCATATACTCGCGAGCCTTACCACAATACTGACGTGGGTCGAAGTATTCAGGATGTGCAATGAATGTTTCACGAACACCAGCAGTAAAAGCAAGGCGAGAGTCTGAGTCGATATTGATCTTGCAAACCGCGCTCTTTGTAGCTCTGCGAAGCTGTTCTTCAGGAATACCGACAGCGTTTGGCAACTTACCACCGTTTGCATTGATGATATCAACATACTTTTCAGGAACTGAAGAAGAACCGTGGAGTACGATTGGGAAGCCGGGAAGTTCCTTCTCAATAGCTTCGAGAACATCGAATGCCAATGGAGGAGGAATCAAACGGCCTGTTTCAGGATCCTTAGTACACTGCTCTGGTGTGAACTTATATGCACCGTGAGAAGTACCGATAGAGATAGCGAGCGAATCGCAACCTGTACGTGTAGCGAAATCCACCACTTCTTCAGGGCGTGTATAGTGAGATTCCTCAGCTACAACATCGTCTTCAACACCTGCAAGTACGCCAAGCTCGCCTTCAACAGTTACGTCGAACTGGTGTGCATACTCTACAACCTGCTTTGTCAAAGCTACATTTTCTTCGTATGGAAGGTGTGAACCATCAATCATAACTGAAGAGAAGCCGAAGTCTACACAGCTCTTACAAGTCTCGAAGCTGTCTCCGTGGTCAAGGTGGAGCACGATTTCAGGATGGTTGCAGCCAATTTCCTTTGCAAATTCCACAGCACCTTCAGCAAGGTAACGGAGAAGCGTCTGGTTAGCATACTTACGAGCACCCTTAGAAACTTGAAGAATAACAGGAGACTTCGTGTTGGAAGAAGCCTGAATGATAGCCTGAAGTTGCTCCAAGTTGTTGAAGTTGAAAGCTGGTACAGCCCAACCACCATCGATAGCTCTCTTAAACATCTCACGAGTGTTCACGAGGCCAAGATCCTTATAATTTACTGCCATAACAATATTATGATTTAAAAAGTGAATAATCGAATACCTATTAATCTCTTGCAAAATTAACATTTTATTTTGTTAATGCCAAAACTCAATAGCTAATTAATACTACCCAACTGTTAAAAAGCGTGTTTTTCGATTATTAGATGATTTAAAGCAAGAGTTTATTTCAAAAGGAAACGAGGAGACGAGGGAACGAGGGGACAAGGAAATATGAGGACGAACTAATGAGAAAACAAGCTGACAAGAGTAGAAGAATATCAGAAAACAAGAATACAAAAAGCCTCTTTCCGTTAAGAAAGAGGCCTTTATAATTATTTATTTCCGAAATTAATCTTCCGTAGATGGGTCGATAACCTTCCAGATTACGCTTGCCAAAGCAGCACCGATGAACGGACCTACGATGAATATCCAAAGGTTGCTCAATGCTTCTGCCAGACCACCTGCCAACTGTGCGAAGATAGCAGGACCGATAGAACGAGCCGGATTAACAGAAGTACCTGTGTAACGGATACATACCAAGTGAACCAATATCAGAGAAAGACCGATAGCCAAACCCGCGAAGTTGTTTGTAGCACCGTTTGTCTTTGATGTAGCACCGAGAACAACGAGCACGAACACGCAAGTGAACACGATTTCAGCAATCAAACCACCAGCAACACTGATACCAGACTGGAGACCATTAGCACCCAAACCGGCACCTGCCAATGCAAATTCAGCACCAGCACTCGTTACAAGGGCGTAGAGAATAGCCGCACCGATAAGACCTCCAAGCACCTGAAACACCATATACATAGCGCAATCCTTAGCACTCATACGGCCGCTGAGGAACACTCCGAGCGTAATAGCTGGATTAATGTGGCAGCCTGATATGCCGCCGATGGCGTATGCCATTGCAACTACTGACAAACCGAATGCCATTGCCGTGCCGATAACCGTACCTGCATTTGCCACCACTGAACAATCTGAAGAACAATTAAGGCTGACGGCAACGCCACAGCCCATCAAAACCAGCACCATAGTGCCAATCATTTCTGCTAAATACTTTTTCATAATTAATTTTACTTTGTAAGTTATTGTCAAAACTCTAAGTTAAGTTACTGTTAAATCCAACGCAAAGTTAGACATAATATTGTTACTATGCAACTAAATTCTATAAAATCTGATAAAAAGAAACAATATAAATCGTTTTTTCCTGACATTACTTATTCTAAATCAAAGAATATGTATCAGAGTTCAGGATATTCCTGAGCTAAAGGGGACAAGGAAAAAAGGGGACAAGTTTACAAGTAAGTTTCTGCGTTTCCAAGCGATTTGTATATTATTTCCCTCTTATTTTCTGCGTACATTTTCAAGTAATTTACTTGTAAACTTGTCTACCTGTCCTCTCGTAAACCTCTCATCTGCTTCCCGTTCGCTTGTTAATTTACCATTAAACCCGCACCATTGTTTCACACGGGCAAACAGGCGAATTGCAAATAACCGAAGAACGCAATCCATTCTTCGCAAAATTACAACGCATTCTTCGCAAAAATGCAATGCAATCTTCGCACGTTTGGAAACCCATATTTTATCCATTGATTTCCAACCACTTACAAATCTTCAAAAAATGATGCTTTGCATAACTCTCAATATCATTCGTGTCTGCACATTCTTTTTCGTAATTTTGCACCCGATTAATATATTCAATAAGGATTGTTTTTTATGAAATACAAGATGATTGTGCTCGACCTCGACGGCACTTTGACGAACAGCAAGAAGGAAATAACGCCAAAAACCAAACAGGCACTAATGAAAGCGCAGCAGAACGGCGTAAGAGTCGTATTAGCTTCAGGCAGACCTACCTACGGAATCACGGCTTTGGCTGACGAATTGGAACTCGAAAAGTTCGGAGGATATATCTTAGCGTTCAACGGCGGAAAGATAACCGACTGCGCAACAGAGGAAATCGTGTACGAACAGATGCTCGACGAACGACTCGTGCCTTATCTTTACAATGCCGCCATCAATTCAGGGATGGCGATTCTTACCTATCAGGGAGAGGGAATCGCTGCCACAAGGAGCAATGATGAGTATGTTCAGCACGAGGCTTTCATCAACAAGATGCCCGTCGTGCAGTACGACGACTTCCTCAATCAACTTGTATATCCCATCAACAAATGCCTGATTGTGGGCAATCCTGTCCCACTCCACCAACTGGAATTGAAGATTGCAAAGGAAATGGAAGGAAAGATGAGCGTGTATCGTTCGGCAGACTTTTTCCTCGAATGCGTGCCATTAGGTATTGACAAGGCGCAATCGCTTTCCCGGCTCATCAACAAACTGGGCATTGCGCGCGCAGAAATCATAGCTTGCGGCGATGGCTACAACGACCTCTCTATGATTCAGTTTGCCGGACTTGGCGTGGCAATGGAAAATGCAGCCGAAGAAGTGAAGGCAAATGCCGATTTTATCACGCTCTCCAACGAAGAGGACGGAGTGGCACACGTGGTGGAGAAGTT
The Prevotella sp. HUN102 genome window above contains:
- a CDS encoding class II fructose-bisphosphate aldolase; protein product: MAVNYKDLGLVNTREMFKRAIDGGWAVPAFNFNNLEQLQAIIQASSNTKSPVILQVSKGARKYANQTLLRYLAEGAVEFAKEIGCNHPEIVLHLDHGDSFETCKSCVDFGFSSVMIDGSHLPYEENVALTKQVVEYAHQFDVTVEGELGVLAGVEDDVVAEESHYTRPEEVVDFATRTGCDSLAISIGTSHGAYKFTPEQCTKDPETGRLIPPPLAFDVLEAIEKELPGFPIVLHGSSSVPEKYVDIINANGGKLPNAVGIPEEQLRRATKSAVCKINIDSDSRLAFTAGVRETFIAHPEYFDPRQYCGKAREYMIDLYTDKIKNVLGSDNKLANLD
- a CDS encoding MIP/aquaporin family protein — protein: MKKYLAEMIGTMVLVLMGCGVAVSLNCSSDCSVVANAGTVIGTAMAFGLSVVAMAYAIGGISGCHINPAITLGVFLSGRMSAKDCAMYMVFQVLGGLIGAAILYALVTSAGAEFALAGAGLGANGLQSGISVAGGLIAEIVFTCVFVLVVLGATSKTNGATNNFAGLAIGLSLILVHLVCIRYTGTSVNPARSIGPAIFAQLAGGLAEALSNLWIFIVGPFIGAALASVIWKVIDPSTED
- a CDS encoding Cof-type HAD-IIB family hydrolase, with translation MKYKMIVLDLDGTLTNSKKEITPKTKQALMKAQQNGVRVVLASGRPTYGITALADELELEKFGGYILAFNGGKITDCATEEIVYEQMLDERLVPYLYNAAINSGMAILTYQGEGIAATRSNDEYVQHEAFINKMPVVQYDDFLNQLVYPINKCLIVGNPVPLHQLELKIAKEMEGKMSVYRSADFFLECVPLGIDKAQSLSRLINKLGIARAEIIACGDGYNDLSMIQFAGLGVAMENAAEEVKANADFITLSNEEDGVAHVVEKFIF